CTGGGGAGGGAATAGGCAAATAAATATTTGGAGATCTGTTATGTTACCCCAATTTTGCCCACTCCCCTCTTTTCATCCCCTCCCAACCTGGTGTGGAATTGGTATCCTCAGCTTTAGGAAAGGAACAAGGAGTGGTGGGGGTTATTTCCATCCGTCGGGAACATGGGGTGGATGGATTGATCATGAGTCCTGGTGTAGCAAGTAAGGGAAACTGGCAATTTTGGAACCCCTTATAAGACCGCCAtccacctccccctcctctcccttcacCCACCTTGGCATAGCAGCAGGTAATGAGCACCAGGGGCAGCAGGTACCCCATCACCAGGATGGTCACCTTGTAGGTTTGCTTGGCAGCTGAATCATCAGCCCACTGCTCCCAGCAGAAGGAGCTGTTGGGTGCCTGCTGGTGGCCACTCATGAGGGCCTGGTGCTGGGCCACGGGGATGGCAATGAGCAGCGACAGCAGCCAGATGATGCCCACACCCAGGGAGGCATTGCGTTTGCTGCGGATGCAGGGCGAGCGCTTGGCGTGCACCACGGCGATGTATCTGTCCACAGACATGGCCACTAGGGTGAAGATGCTGACGAGCATGGTGGCCATGGCCAGGTAATGAACCCACTTGCAGAAGAAGGCGCCGAAGACCCACTCTGGCAGGGAGTAGATGGTGGCTTGGAAGGGGACGCAGAAGAGCAGGAATGAGAAATCGGCGATGCTCAAGTTGAGGATGAAGATGTTGGTGGCGCTGCGTGAAGGGCGTCCCCCAGATCGGATTCGCCCCAGCACCACAAACACCAGTGTGTTCCCCACCATGCCCAGCAGGAAGATCAGCCCGAAGAGCACAGGCACAATCACTACCTCTGGGCCACCCCCAGACACTTGCAGCCAACACACGGGGGAGCCTGTCCAGTTAGCCCCGACGCTGCACTCAGTGCTGTTAGCCCTGGGAGACAGtacagcctcctcctcctccatggagCCAGGGTAGGTACAGGGGAGAGACTGGATCCTCTGGGGTGCCTGCTAGGGACCACTCCTGGTGCCCACAGTGGCAGGCTGTCTGAGTTATTTGGTGCTCAGTGGCCCTGCTTCAAAGAGCTCTCTCCTCCCGGGGTGTCTCTGCCTGGACCCTTTCTTCAGGGGATGAAGAGAACGGAGGTTCCTCCAGTTGCAGTGTTTGGGCTCCGGGGGGCTTCTtctctggggctctgacccagctCCTGGTTGCTGTTGACAGTGCAGGGGTCTCAGCAGCTGGCGGTGATGTGGCAGAGGGACTAGAGAATGGAGCACATGCCAGAGGGCTGCGGATGCACTGGGAGCTTTGAGTGCAAtccgctctgctccactcctcctcccctctccacccaCCCTTCTCCACAGGTCCGCTGCCGCCTCCCTCCTGTCCCCGGCTGCGCTCACAGCAATGGAGCTAAGTTAACAGGGGAGCTGTCCGGGACCTGATTCCTGTAGAGGCGAAGCCCCGATCTCCTCCACCTCAGCAGGCATGCACGTCAGGAAGGGGGAGGACAGCAAAGAGGAGTGCTGATTTAAAGAGGCTGATCCAACCGCAGTTGCTCAGGGAAAGTCTGCATGGATCTCCCAAGGagtagagctgggggtggggagagcaccTGTTGCAAGGACAGGGAAAGAGGTAAGAGCCGGATTTTATAGCTGTAAAACCTGGATTCTGCCAGCTAtttctccccctcacctccccttccccgccGCCGCCCTTAAATTGTACTATCAAAACGGACGGGAATTACCTGATACCAGTGCACAAAATATCTGGACCTTGCTCCATCCACGTGTGCAGCAAAAACCCGCAATGAGCAGCTGGCTTCTGACAGTTCTTGGATGCTCGCAAAATTCTAACGCCTAAATAGAGCATAGGTATAACTGCTCCTAGAGCAAACACATTCAGACCTCAGTGCAACGGGGTCACAAAAATCGGGTAGCTGGAAGCATAGAGCACCTTTTGTTTGCTGGACCAAATTCTGGTTCTCCATATAGGCAGTGGAATTTGCGGTTAAAATTTTTGCTCTGTCCAAGAGGAGCCAACTTTGCCTGCACCCCATGGATAGTCCATACAGGATCTCCTGCACAATGCAACACAGACAGGCACAGACATGCGAGCGCAACAGGCTCCTGCTGGAGTTAATGGCAacttgatttcactgggagaagGCTGGGGGTCCCTTAGTTTCCAGGAGTGTTAACTGTTGCAGTTTAGAACTGACTTGCTTTGCTGGCTCGTCTCTAATAAGTTACTGAGCTCAGATTGGGAAACCTGGTGCCCCCACACTGACATGCCAGCATCACCTTCCCTTTCTGGGACAATAAGGAATTAAGTTCCTGATGACATTTAATCGGTATTACTCAGAACCAGGGAAACCTGTTCTTTATCCTTAATACCAATGGGAAGGGTCCATGATTAGTATGCGTTTCCCTCGAAGGAGAATCTATGCCAGAGAAGCAGATATGGAGTTTTGCAAAACGCCACTGCACCGAAGGATCAACTGACAGTGGCAGCCCATGGCATAGTCCTGCAATCTTCTGGGGCCCACTGTTAGAATCAGTATAGCAGGTTACAGGGAGCTGACAAGTAGTTTATTCTCAAGTGCATACATGAGGAGAGGCAAATGCCTGAGCAGCTATGAGGCAGTTCAACTATGTGAATGAAACTCTTTAAAAAGTGACTGTATTTAATTTGAGTGGTACGGTATTTTCCATTTATTGATTTCTAGAAGTGTGTAAAAAATCTTGAGTTTCAACATGAAGGACCCCATCCTACACTGCTTTTCTGAGCAATCAGTACAGGGGTGTGCTCATTAGCAGCACTATAATAGACAATTCCTTAATTATAAAAGGTGGTTGATGCTAATATTAGCATTTATTGTACAAGAGAAATTTGAAGTGGGTGCTAAAGCAATTGATGTTTGTTTTTAGGATGAAGGGTCCTCCGTTCAGCAGATTTAAACCTTGCAATCATTTCCTAGGAGCTAGATACCTGATACTTGCCTTTAAAACATCCCTTGTAAATCAGACATGGAAAAGACCTCAAATTACTTGTCCTGTAGTCTAGTCCACTGGATTGCTCCCTTTATATTTTAAGGCTTTGTCCATTCTAATTTTAAATCACTCAAGACCTAGGCTTTCTGCTTCTCTTCAGAATAAAAGCAGATTTTGTTAGGATATTTTTCTAATAATTCCTCAGTTTTTTGTTTGATTTCATCCCATCTGTCACAGTTACAGGGATAACTGCACCCCGTTCTGGGTTGAGTGCACCTCCTCAGGTATTACGTAAAGGAATAAGGCCCATCTTAATGGAATTTTGCAATTTCCCACTTCTAGACTGGTCCGGGGGCATCCACAGTTCTTATCCTGGAGGTCCAACTGAGTTTGGAAACCTGCGATTCTCCCCTCTGGGAGTTGGAGCAGTGGTACATGGAGATCCGACAGCTGTCTTAAAACAAaagacttgtttgttttagcagtAGGAACAAAGCTTTTGGAGAAAGAtgctttaaaaacaagaaaaggcTACACATGTCTATGTTACCTAAAGGTCTGTGTCCTGTGATAGTGTACTAGGGAGGCTGAATTTCTTCAGACACCCCCAACAGGGTTCTATTTCTAGGTCTGATTCCCCCAAACAACAATCCCCCTTCTCTTGAGAGAGCCCCTTTTTAAACCCTGGTATCCTTGTTAGGTTCTTCTGTGCTCCCAGGCTTTTGATCCTACCTGGTCCAAACCAGTTTTGCTGGGTGGCTCAAGATGAAGGTGAAATCAAAGCTAATCTGGCATTGTCCCTTAACTCTtcaatatttgcttttttgacccaTTCTTTTTCTCCCTGCCTTCTTTCCTCTCTAAAACGAAACCAATATATTTatacagtaaacatcccaataactAGGCCAACCATACAGTATTTGTAAGTTACAGGGCAGTTCCAAATCCATCACACCATCCTCAACTTCACTGTAAAGACTTTCAATCCCCTACTCCTTCCCCTCAAGAGGGGTCTTCCCAGACTCCCCTATTTGCTACTAACTCCTCCAAAAGTCAAGAGCCCCATGGAAGGGGCTGCCTACCGGCAGCTGTTTGCAGTGTGCAACAAGATTTATGGAGCCCACCAAACCCAAGAACTACACTACGTATTCTTGAGCGCTATCTACTGGCACTGTCTACTCCCAGGCATACCGACAGTGCTTTTTACAGTCTCCTAAAATCACCCCACCCCAAGTGTTCAGAAATGATACTTTCACTTTTCCTCCTAACTTGGGATGAGAACAAAGATTAAAGTATCAGACTATCCTGTGGGACAAAAATTCCAGTTTCCACCCAGCTGTACTTGATACAAACTcattcctgtggaaaaaacaatTGGAGCCTTAAATCAGCATCCATGAAAGCTAAGACCCAATTACATACAATGCTCATTGTACCACTTTATTCTACAGTTGTGAAATGTGGGTACTGACAAAGCATCTAGAGCAAAAGCTGCAGCCATTTGAATGAGGCATTCTATGCATGGTAAGGCTAGCTGGACTAACAAATGATGACCTCAGTAGAAGGTTGAAAGCACAGTGCATGGCTTCAGTCATTAAAACGCTCCAGTGACAGTGGTTTTGCCATGTTGCCAGAATGACCAACTGCCTAAAGTTGTTCTTTATAGAAGAGTACATGGAGAGAGAGGCTATGGACATCCAAGGAGACAGTGACAGAACACACTAtatgtgacaatcagggtccataTACCCCAAGGGGAGAATAGAAGGTTTAAAGCCCCCCTAAAAACAGTTAAACCAGCTGATTACGTACTACTTCATTGTGTCTTTGGTAAGAAACTTTATCATGTTTAAGCATGACACAGACTCAAGATAGATGACATGGTGACGATGCCTGGCTGGTCAGTTTATGCAAAAAGTTGAATTAGTGTGTTGTAGTTAAGCTAATTTTTGTAAGTGTCTCCCTTGATATCTCCCCTACCTTATGTTTGAGCAGCCTGGTTATTACAAGCATCCAGAGATTGTTGTATTACAATGGCATCTAATGGCTCCAAATGAgatcaagaccccattgtgaTGAATACTTTATAAACAGTGAGAAATTCTCTACCCTCAAGACCTTACCATTTAAATagagggtggggaaactgaggcacagagttgaagtgacttgcctcaaGTCACAGCCATTCAGTAGCAGAATCAGGAGTAGAACCCAAGTGTCTTGGCTCTTGTTTGGTT
Above is a genomic segment from Chrysemys picta bellii isolate R12L10 chromosome 14, ASM1138683v2, whole genome shotgun sequence containing:
- the LOC101934214 gene encoding galanin receptor type 1-like gives rise to the protein MEEEEAVLSPRANSTECSVGANWTGSPVCWLQVSGGGPEVVIVPVLFGLIFLLGMVGNTLVFVVLGRIRSGGRPSRSATNIFILNLSIADFSFLLFCVPFQATIYSLPEWVFGAFFCKWVHYLAMATMLVSIFTLVAMSVDRYIAVVHAKRSPCIRSKRNASLGVGIIWLLSLLIAIPVAQHQALMSGHQQAPNSSFCWEQWADDSAAKQTYKVTILVMGYLLPLVLITCCYAKVLYHLHKKVKNISKKSERSKKKTAQTVLLVVAVFLISWLPHHIITMWAEFGQFPLNNISFTFRIISHCLAYGNSCINPIIYAFLSENFRKACRQVFTCKFLLQPVPAEKLVRIRMENFSTTHSTTNV